From a single Calothrix sp. NIES-2098 genomic region:
- a CDS encoding cation diffusion facilitator family transporter, with amino-acid sequence MTYDNRAVVRKVLIITLLLNLFVMALKAVVGYSTGSLSLLADALHSVTDSANNVLGLITSKFSSPHPDREHPYGHQKFEAVGALGISAFLGIACFEILQGAIERILKGGHPVKISAPELWLLLIVLGVNIFVTFYERSVGKRVGSPILIADATHTMSDVWVTITVIGGLVGVWLGYQWLDVVLAFPVALLVFWSGWSVLKANLPSLVDEMAIAPEAINAIALSVPGVVNCHDIASRGVLGRQVFIEMHLIVDATDVETAHRITEEVENQLEERFRPVRILIHVEPPAYQSEKITFESGSK; translated from the coding sequence ATGACTTACGATAACCGCGCGGTGGTACGCAAGGTTCTAATTATCACCCTACTATTAAACCTGTTTGTCATGGCATTGAAAGCAGTTGTAGGTTACTCAACAGGTTCTCTTAGCTTGTTGGCGGATGCTTTACACAGCGTCACAGATAGCGCCAACAATGTTTTAGGATTGATTACTAGTAAATTTTCTTCCCCACACCCCGATCGCGAACATCCCTACGGACATCAAAAATTTGAAGCTGTGGGTGCTTTGGGCATTTCTGCATTTTTAGGGATAGCTTGTTTTGAAATTCTCCAAGGAGCAATCGAAAGAATTCTTAAAGGCGGTCATCCTGTAAAAATATCAGCACCAGAATTGTGGCTGTTACTAATTGTACTGGGTGTGAATATTTTTGTGACTTTTTACGAACGGAGTGTAGGAAAAAGAGTAGGTAGCCCAATTTTGATTGCTGATGCTACCCATACGATGAGTGATGTGTGGGTGACAATTACGGTAATTGGCGGCTTGGTTGGCGTGTGGCTAGGTTATCAATGGCTGGATGTAGTTTTAGCTTTCCCGGTTGCTTTGTTGGTATTTTGGAGTGGTTGGTCAGTTTTAAAAGCGAATTTACCTTCACTAGTAGATGAAATGGCGATCGCACCAGAAGCGATTAATGCGATCGCGCTTTCTGTTCCGGGAGTAGTTAACTGTCATGACATTGCTTCTCGTGGAGTTCTAGGCCGTCAAGTTTTTATTGAAATGCATTTAATTGTAGATGCAACAGATGTAGAAACCGCCCATCGCATCACTGAAGAAGTGGAAAACCAACTAGAAGAACGTTTCCGGCCTGTTAGGATTCTCATTCATGTAGAACCCCCAGCTTACCAGTCTGAGAAAATTACCTTTGAATCTGGCTCAAAATAG